ACCGTCCAGACGTTGTGGCGGGCGCATGCAGACGCGACCGAGCGCGGCGAAACGCTGTCGCCGCAGGCGCGGTCAATTGCTTTGGCCCGAACCGGATGGAAACGGATACGGCTGGCGCCGGATCTCGTCGCCATGCAGCCGGGCATGCAGATCACCCTGAACGGCATCGCGCAGGGCTACATCGCCGACCGGATCGCCGATTGGCTGACCGACCGGGGACTGAGCAACATTCTGATCGACACCGGCGAAATCTTCGCTCTGGGTGGTGAGCCGGATACCGGCAATCCCTGGCCTGTGCGCCTCGAACAGGGTGGCCAGGTCGGTCTCAAGGCACGCGCGCTGGCCACCTCGGCACCGCTTGGCATGACGTTCGGCGGCAACCAGACAAGCGCCCATATTCTTGATCCCCGCACAGGTGACAGCGTCCCCTTGCACTGGCGCGCCATCAGTATCTCGTCGCGTTCCGCAGCCCTGGCCGATGCGCTGTCGACCGGCGCCTGCATCATGGGAACGCGCGCCGAAATCGCCGCCCTTTGCGCCAGTTTCGCGGACACGAAGGTGGAATCTGCGCGTCGCGCAACCGGTTAGACAGGCCCTGTCCGGCTGCCGTCCGAGCGGCGTTCTACCCAGTACTACGAACTGGACAGAAATCAGCCGCTGGATTAAGCATGGAGGCTGTTTTCGCCACGTGTTCCGCTCGCCGATGGGGCCAGCCGGCGTGGCGCGGGTACCATCGAAGATGCACGGCTTACAGGCCTGCCTGCCCTTCCTTCCGACATCACGGCGCCGGTCGCTGCACACCGCGGATTTCCCTTGGTTCGGCGATCTGGCCGCGCGCGCTCATCCGTCATTGCCTCGGCGCTTGCGCCGGCCTGGCACGACGGCACATGAAATCACCGGACGAACCGACGCCGTCGCCCGTTGCCCATATCCCGTCCCTGTCATGCGCGTCTCCGGAACCTTCTGAAATGTCACACGTCTTTGCCCTTGCCACCAGCCTGTTCTGCTTCGGACTGGTCTGCGCGATCTACGCCACAACCATGAAGGCGCGGCCCGACAGCTGGCTGCGCGGAGAAACCCTGCAGGGCATCATGGTCTCGCTTCTGACCGGCTTTCTGCCTCTGGCCATCACCGCAACCCTCGCCGGCTTGTGGAAGATCGCAACATCCGCGCTCGGCTTGTCGTCGTTCCTGTCGGCTGGCGTCGAATTGACCAGCGCTGCGTCGCTGGTCTTGACCTTTGCGATCCTGCGCGCACTGATCGTCGCCGCGAACCGCGGGGCGGCCGAAAACGTCGTGCCGCTGAGCCCGCGCCCGAATGCGCCGATGCCGTCGGGCGGCAGCCAGCGCAAGGCTGCCTGACGCTGCGGCGTGGCGGTCGCGCCACGCCCGACGCTCTGGTCATGGCCCTGTCCGGCATACGCTTGGCCGCTTACGCGCGTCCGACCGGTATGATATCCGTTCGGAATCATCCGCAGAGCGGACCTGACCATGCCGGAACAAGAAACCGATACACTGGGCGATCTGGAAAACCTGGTCGCCTGCCCGACTTGCGATGCACTGCATCGGCTGGTTCCGGTTCCGCCGGGCGACCGGGCAAGCTGTGTGCGCTGCGGTGCGACGCTGATGGCGCCCAGGCAAGGCGCGATGACGCAGATCCTGATGCTTGCGGCCACCGCTCTGGTACTGCTGGGTGCGGCGGTGTTCTTTCCCTTTCTCGAACTCAACGCGCAGGGTCTGGGCAATCGCAGTTCGGTCTGGGACGCGATCTTTGCGTTCTCCGGCGGCCTGATGCTGCCCCTGTCCATCGCGGTCGCCGCGCTGATCGTCGTTCTGCCGGTGGCGCGCTTCGCCCTGCTGGCCTATGTCTTTGCCCCGATGGCGATCGGCCACCGCCCGGCGCGCTATGCAGGACGCGCCTTTCGCTGGGCCGAAGCGATGAAGCCCTGGGCGATGGCCGAAATCTTCATCATCGGGGTCGCCGTGGCGCTGGTGAAGGTCACCGGGCTGGCGCAGGTGTCGTTGGGACCGGCGTTCTGGGCATTCGTCGGGTTGGTTCTGATCGTCGTGCTGAACGACACCGTCATGTGCAGGTTCACCGTATGGCAAACGCTGGAACAACGCAGCCGGTCCTGACCGCGCGCGAGGCCGGATTGGTGGGTTGCCTGGAATGCGGCAAGGTCCACCATCCCGATGCCGAGCTCTGCAGCCGCTGCGGGCGG
This Thalassococcus arenae DNA region includes the following protein-coding sequences:
- a CDS encoding paraquat-inducible protein A — protein: MPEQETDTLGDLENLVACPTCDALHRLVPVPPGDRASCVRCGATLMAPRQGAMTQILMLAATALVLLGAAVFFPFLELNAQGLGNRSSVWDAIFAFSGGLMLPLSIAVAALIVVLPVARFALLAYVFAPMAIGHRPARYAGRAFRWAEAMKPWAMAEIFIIGVAVALVKVTGLAQVSLGPAFWAFVGLVLIVVLNDTVMCRFTVWQTLEQRSRS
- a CDS encoding FAD:protein FMN transferase, coding for MLTKRRFLAISAACGLFPFSTQAVPLHVETGVALGARVSLRLSHPDAARIARGALSEIARLEGIFSLYRPDSALSRLNADAQLAAPPPELLECLSIADAVHAASGGLFDPTVQTLWRAHADATERGETLSPQARSIALARTGWKRIRLAPDLVAMQPGMQITLNGIAQGYIADRIADWLTDRGLSNILIDTGEIFALGGEPDTGNPWPVRLEQGGQVGLKARALATSAPLGMTFGGNQTSAHILDPRTGDSVPLHWRAISISSRSAALADALSTGACIMGTRAEIAALCASFADTKVESARRATG